A genomic stretch from Saccharomyces paradoxus chromosome XVI, complete sequence includes:
- the RPC82 gene encoding DNA-directed RNA polymerase III subunit C82 (RNA polymerase III subunit C82~similar to YPR190C), whose amino-acid sequence MDELLGEALNAENQAGEGVVESEKLVTPEDVMTISSLEQRTLNPDLFLYKELVKAHLGERAASVIGTLVALGRLSVRELVEKIDGMDVASVKTTLVSLTQLRCVKYLQETAISGKKTTYYYYNEEGIHILLYSGLIIDEIITQMRVGDEEEHKQLVAQIVQNVISLGSLTVEDYLSSVTSDSMKYTISSLFVQLCEMGYLIQISKLHYTPIEDLWQFLYDKHYKNIPRNSPLSDLKKRSQAKMNAKTDFAKIMNKPNELSQILTVDPKTSLRIVKPTVSLTINLDRFMKGRRSKQLINLAKTRVGSVTAQVYKIALRLTEQKTPRIRDPLTQTGLLQDLEEAKSFQDEYELVEEKTPGLTFNAIDLARHLPAELDLRGSLLTRKPSDNKKRSGSNAAAPLPNKKLKTEDGFVIPALPAAISKSLQESGDTQQEDEEEDELDADTEDPHSASLINSHLKILASSNFPFLNETKPGVYYVPYSKLMPVLKSSVYEYIIASTLGPSAMRLSRCIRDNKLVSEKIINSTALMKEKDIRSTLASLIRYNSVEIQEVPRTADRSASRAVFLFRCKETHSYNFMRQNLEWNMANLLFKKERLKQENFTLLKKANRDDVKGKENELLLPSELNQLKMVNERELNVFARLSRLLSLWEVFQMA is encoded by the coding sequence ATGGACGAGCTACTGGGAGAAGCGCTAAATGCAGAGAATCAAGCAGGTGAGGGCGTTGTcgaatctgaaaaattggtcACGCCCGAAGATGTCATGACCATATCATCCTTGGAACAAAGGACTTTGAATCCTGATTTGTTTCTTTACAAAGAATTGGTGAAAGCACACCTGGGTGAAAGAGCTGCCTCTGTAATCGGGACGCTGGTTGCCCTCGGGAGATTGAGTGTGCGCGAGTTGGTGGAGAAAATAGATGGTATGGATGTAGCCAGTGTCAAGACCACACTTGTCTCATTAACGCAATTGAGATGTGTTAAGTACCTACAAGAAACAGCAATATCCGGGAAAAAAACCacttattattactataaCGAGGAAGGGATACATATTTTGCTCTATTCAGGGTTGATAATTGACGAAATTATTACTCAAATGCGTGTTGGCGACGAAGAGGAGCATAAACAGCTGGTGGCTCAAATTGTACAAAATGTTATATCATTAGGATCTTTGACGGTGGAAGACTACTTGAGCAGTGTCACATCAGATTCAATGAAGTACACCATTTCATCACTATTCGTGCAACTGTGTGAAATGGGGTATCTGAttcaaatatcaaaattgCATTATACACCAATCGAAGATCTCTGGCAATTCCTATACGACAAAcattacaaaaatattccCAGAAACTCCCCATTGTCcgatttgaagaaaagatccCAAGCTAAGATGAATGCAAAAACTGATTTTGCTAAAATCATGAATAAACCAAATGAGCTTTCGCAAATCTTAACAGTTGATCCAAAGACTTCATTGAGGATAGTTAAACCTACAGTCTCTCTGACAATTAATTTGGATAGGTTCATGAAGGGTAGAAGATCTAAACAATTGATTAATTTGGCCAAGACAAGAGTTGGCTCTGTGACAGCTCAGGTTTACAAAATTGCATTAAGGCTCACAGAGCAAAAGACTCCTAGAATTAGAGACCCACTAACTCAAACAGGACTTTTACAAGATTTGGAGGAGGCAAAATCCTTTCAAGATGAATACGAACTCGTTGAGGAAAAGACTCCAGGACTTACTTTTAATGCTATTGACTTGGCAAGACACCTTCCTGCAGAATTGGACTTGCGTGGAAGTTTATTAACCAGAAAGCCCTCTGATAATAAAAAGCGTTCCGGTTCAAACGCGGCTGCACCATTAcccaataaaaaattaaaaaccGAAGACGGATTCGTAATCCCTGCATTACCTGCTGCTATTTCCAAATCTCTTCAAGAAAGCGGAGATACACAacaagaagacgaagaagaggaCGAGCTGGACGCAGACACCGAGGATCCTCACTCCGCTTCTTTGATAAACAGTCATTTAAAAATCCTAGcatcatcaaattttccCTTCTTGAATGAAACCAAACCAGGTGTTTATTATGTTCCATATAGTAAACTAATGCCGGTATTAAAGTCATCAGTTTATGAGTATATCATTGCATCAACGTTGGGGCCTTCAGCCATGCGTTTAAGCCGTTGTATTCGTGATAACAAATTGGTgtctgaaaaaattatcaattcGACTGCGTtaatgaaggaaaaagataTAAGATCTACCTTAGCATCTCTAATTAGGTACAATTCCGTAGAGATCCAGGAAGTCCCAAGAACCGCCGACAGATCGGCATCAAGAGCAGTCTTTTTGTTTAGATGCAAAGAAACGCATTCGTATAATTTCATGAGGCAAAACTTGGAATGGAATATGGCAaatttacttttcaaaaaggaaagattaAAACAAGAGAACTTCAccttattgaaaaaggcaaATAGGGATGATGTTAAGGGAAAAGAGAACGAACTTCTATTACCAAGCGAATTAAATCAATTAAAGATGGTTAATGAAAGAGAGCTAAATGTTTTCGCACGTTTATCCAGGTTACTATCACTTTGGGAAGTTTTCCAAATGGCATGA
- the QCR2 gene encoding ubiquinol--cytochrome-c reductase subunit 2 (Subunit 2 of ubiquinol cytochrome-c reductase (Complex III)~similar to YPR191W): MLSAARLQIVQGSVRRLTVSARDAPTKVSTLAVKVHGGSRYANKDGVAHLLNRFNFQNTNTRSALKLVRESELLGGTFKSTLDREYITLKATFLKDDLPYYVNALADVLYKTAFKPHELTESVLPAARYDYAVAEQCPVKNAEEQLYAITFRRGLGNPLLYDGVERVSLQDIKDFADKVYTKENLEVSGENIVEADLKRFVDDSLLSTLPAGKSLVSKSEPKSFLGEENRVRFIGDSVAAIGIPVNKASLAQYEVLANYLTSALSDLSGLVSSAKLDKFTDGGLFTLFVRDQDSAVVSANIKKIVSDLKKGKDLSPAINYTKLKNAVQNETLSSPIDLKFDGVKDFKLGKFNYVAVGDVSHLPYLDEL; the protein is encoded by the coding sequence ATGTTGTCTGCAGCTAGATTGCAAATTGTCCAGGGGTCAGTTAGAAGGTTAACTGTTTCCGCCAGGGACGCACCCACTAAAGTGTCTACATTGGCTGTCAAGGTCCATGGGGGGTCTCGTTATGCAAACAAAGACGGTGTGGCCCATCTCTTAAATAGGTTCAATTTCCAAAACACGAACACGAGATCAGCTTTGAAATTGGTCAGAGAATCCGAATTATTAGGGGGAACTTTTAAGTCTACTTTGGATAGGGAATATATCACTTTGAAAGCtacctttttgaaagatgaCCTTCCCTACTATGTCAATGCCCTAGCAGATGTACTATATAAGACTGCCTTTAAACCTCACGAGCTAACTGAATCTGTTTTGCCTGCTGCCAGATACGATTATGCAGTTGCTGAACAATGCCCGGTAAAGAACGCCGAAGAACAGTTGTATGCCATTACTTTCAGAAGGGGCTTAGGGAACCCATTGTTGTATGACGGCGTGGAAAGAGTCAGTTTGCAAGATATCAAGGATTTTGCGGACAAAGTCTACACCAAGGAGAACCTTGAAGTCAGCGGTGAAAATATCGTTGAAGCcgatttgaaaagatttgTTGACGATTCATTGTTAAGCACTTTACCCGCTGGTAAGTCATTGGTGAGTAAATCTGAACCAAAATCCTTTTTaggtgaagaaaatagagTAAGATTTATTGGTGACTCCGTCGCCGCTATTGGTATCCCCGTAAACAAGGCTTCCCTAGCTCAATACGAAGTCCTGGCCAACTACTTGACCTCTGCGCTATCCGACCTTTCCGGTTTAGTCAGCTCAGCTAAGCTTGATAAATTCACTGACGGCGGCCTGTTCACTCTGTTTGTCAGAGATCAAGACAGCGCCGTGGTATCTGCCaacatcaagaaaatagtttctgatttgaaaaagggcAAGGACTTATCTCCTGCTATAAATTAcacaaaattgaagaatgcCGTCCAAAACGAAACTCTTTCCAGCCCAATTGACCTAAAATTCGACGGGGTGAAGGACTTCAAGTTGGGCAAATTTAACTACGTAGCCGTTGGTGACGTTTCCCACTTGCCATATTTGGACGAATTGTAA
- the AQY1 gene encoding Aqy1p (Spore-specific water channel~similar to YPR192W) — translation MSSNDSNDTEKQPTRLDPTGVDDAYIPPEQPETKHHRFKISRDTLRNHFIAAVGEFCGTFMFLWCAYVICNVANHDVALVAAPDGSHPGQLIMIAIGFGFSVMFSIWCFAGVSGGALNPAVSLSLCLARAISPTRCFVMWISQIVAGMAAGGAASAMTPGKVLFANSLGLGCSRTRGLFLEMFGTAILCLTVLMTAVEKRETNFMAALPIGISLFIAHVALTAYTGTGVNPARSLGAAVAARYFPHYHWIYWIGPLLGSILAWSVWQLLQILDYTTYVTAEKAASTKEKAQKKDPTSNSSPTNEV, via the coding sequence ATGTCTTCGAACGACTCGAACGATACCGAAAAGCAACCCACTCGTCTAGACCCTACCGGTGTCGACGACGCCTACATCCCACCGGAACAGCCGGAAACAAAACATCATCGCTTTAAAATCTCCAGGGACACCCTGAGAAACCACTTTATCGCAGCGGTTGGTGAGTTCTGCGGCACATTCATGTTTTTATGGTGCGCTTACGTTATCTGCAATGTCGCCAACCATGATGTCGCACTCGTTGCAGCGCCCGACGGTTCCCATCCGGGTCAATTGATTATGATTGCCATCGGTTTCGGGTTTTCCGTCATGTTTTCCATCTGGTGCTTTGCCGGTGTCTCTGGTGGGGCTTTGAATCCTGCTGTTTCGCTTTCTTTATGCTTGGCAAGAGCCATCTCTCCAACAAGATGCTTTGTTATGTGGATTTCGCAGATTGTTGCTGGAATGGCCGCCGGAGGCGCTGCAAGCGCTATGACACCTGGTAAAGTTCTTTTTGCCAATTCTTTGGGACTGGGCTGCTCCAGAACGAGGGGCCTGTTCCTGGAAATGTTCGGCACCGCTATCTTATGCTTAACGGTTTTGATGACGGCTGTGGAGAAGCGTGAAACTAACTTTATGGCCGCACTGCCCATCGGCATCTCCCTGTTTATCGCCCATGTCGCTTTGACTGCGTACACAGGCACAGGTGTCAATCCTGCAAGGTCTTTGGGTGCTGCTGTCGCAGCCAGATACTTCCCTCATTACCACTGGATTTACTGGATTGGCCCCCTATTAGGATCCATTCTGGCATGGTCTGTGTGGCAATTATTGCAAATTCTAGATTATACAACCTATGTTACCGCTGAAAAGGCTGCCAGCACCAAGGAAAAGGCCCAGAAAAAAGATCCAACTAGCAACTCCTCCCCTACGAATGAAGTCTGA
- the HPA2 gene encoding histone acetyltransferase (Tetrameric histone acetyltransferase~similar to YPR193C) has product MSNISEDNIIIRLVTENDKEGWQRLWKSYQKFYEVSFPNDLDDFNFSRFLDPNIKMWAAVAVESSSGKIIGMINFFCHMTTWDFKDKVYINDLYVDEGSRVKGTGGRLIEFVYDEADKLGTPSVYWCTDESNHRAQLLYTKIGYKAPKIMYKRKGY; this is encoded by the coding sequence ATGTCCAACATTAGCGAAGATAACATTATCATAAGGCTTGTAACCGAAAACGATAAGGAGGGTTGGCAGCGGCTCTGGAAATcctatcaaaaattttatgaagTTTCGTTTCCCAATGACTTAGAcgatttcaatttcagcaGGTTCCTAGATCCTAACATTAAAATGTGGGCAGCTGTGGCTGTCGAGAGTTCGAGTGGAAAAATTATCGGCATgataaactttttctgCCATATGACTACCTGGGATTTCAAGGACAAGGTATACATCAACGACCTCTATGTTGATGAGGGTTCTAGAGTCAAAGGCACGGGAGGCAGACTAATTGAGTTTGTCTACGATGAAGCTGATAAACTGGGCACGCCAAGTGTGTATTGGTGTACGGATGAATCAAACCATAGAGCACAGTTGCTATACACCAAGATCGGCTATAAAGCTCCAAAAATTATGTACAAGAGGAAGggatattga
- the OPT2 gene encoding Opt2p (Oligopeptide transporter~similar to YPR194C): MSETVKDKIIIDEKVSTKGTVDYVEGAEYSERLSNHSSDFSQWYTDEQILHFMKKLGYENRTLYDIPEDVAYILKKMPELTLEDSFEILKDSIIYYKDDENIPHDQYEEWKRLVYLDSKEGTDDYDSFDVRAFASAIKFHSPYQEVRAVVDPEDDPTIPVETFRAYFLAIIWSIIGSGFNEFFSHRVVSISLDTPIIQMFLYICGKAWAKTVPCWTITIRGRKYGINIDKPWTQKEQMFSTLLYAICQGAFYTHYNILTQKLFYHSAFSFGYQFLLSLSVQFIGFGFAGILRKFVVYPARALWPTVMPTIAINKALLGKEKHESGMSRYKFFFLAFFIMFIYNWFPTYIINILNTFNWMTWIKPNNINLANITGGVTGLGINPISSFDWNVISFNSPLVYPFWSYLTQYLGCILAALIVIAVYYSNYMSCQYLPIFTNSLYTNTGDSFEVSEILDSDNKLDVKKYQSYSPPYYSAGNLVTYGAFICAYPLMITWSFIVHSKLLFNAFKDWALNLWALRKLKSWVTMFKSNYRILDDYDDPHSNAMKNYKEVPDWWYFAILIASLVVGIAVVEHYPTNTPVWGLFVSLGFNFVFLIPTTILQATTGYSFGLNLLIEMVMGYALPGNPIAIMILKAFGYNIDGQADNYVSNLKIAHYCKIPPMALFRGQCIIVLIQIFVNLGVLNWQISNIKDFCTPHQNAKFTCPDAVTYYNASVVWGAIGPKRIFNYIYPIFKWCWLIGACIGIFFGVWKRWGKFYPRYFDPMLFVGGMLNMSPPYNLMYYTSGMIVSYISQYYMKRHHLNLWEKYNYVLSAGFSTGLVLSAIIIFFAVQYKDTAFNWWGNTVPYAGADGVGYPLKNITDTANGYFGYAPGHYP; this comes from the coding sequence atgagtGAAACGGTCAAAGATAAAATTATAATCGACGAGAAGGTATCCACGAAAGGTACCGTTGATTACGTCGAAGGTGCTGAGTACTCTGAAAGGCTTTCCAATCATTCATCGGATTTTTCTCAATGGTACACAGATGAACAAATATTGCACTTCATGAAAAAGTTGGGTTATGAAAATCGCACTCTTTATGATATCCCAGAAGATGTTGCGTATATcctcaaaaaaatgcctGAACTGACGCTTGAAGATTCCTTCGAAATACTAAAAGACTCCATCATCTATTACAAGGACGACGAAAACATACCACATGATCAATATGAGGAGTGGAAGAGATTGGTATATTTGGATTCAAAAGAGGGGACAGATGACTACGACAGCTTTGACGTTAGGGCATTTGCTTCAGCTATCAAATTTCATTCTCCTTACCAAGAGGTTAGAGCTGTCGTTGATCCAGAAGATGACCCCACTATTCCAGTGGAGACGTTCCGAGCATATTTTTTGGCGATAATTTGGTCTATCATCGGTTCTGGATTTAATGAGTTCTTTTCGCACAGAGtggtttcaatttcattggATACTCCAATTATCCAAATGTTTTTATACATCTGTGGTAAAGCTTGGGCAAAAACTGTTCCCTGTTGGACTATAACCATCAGAGGCAGAAAGTATGGTATCAATATCGACAAACCATGGACTCAAAAAGAGCAAATGTTTTCAACCTTGTTATATGCAATTTGTCAAGGCGCGTTCTACACACATTACAATATTTTGACGCAAAAACTCTTCTACCATTCTGCCTTTTCGTTTGGCTACCAATTCCTACTATCGTTATCTGTACAATTTATTGGATTTGGATTTGCTGGCATTCTTAGGAAATTTGTTGTTTATCCAGCTCGCGCATTATGGCCAACAGTCATGCCAACTATTGCTATAAATAAAGCTCTATTGGGCAAAGAAAAGCATGAGTCTGGTATGAGCAGGTAtaagtttttcttcttggctttttttatcatgtTCATCTATAACTGGTTTCCCACTTACATTATTAATATTCTGAATACTTTTAATTGGATGACCTGGATCAAGCCAAATAACATTAATCTCGCAAATATCACGGGGGGTGTCACTGGTCTTGGAATAAATCCTATCTCATCTTTTGATTGGAATGTTATCTCGTTTAATTCTCCCTTAGTTTATCCATTTTGGTCTTACCTAACACAGTATCTCGGCTGTATATTAGCAGCTTTAATTGTCATTGCAGTATACTATAGTAATTATATGAGTTGTCAGTACCTGCCAATATTCACAAATTCCTTGTATACAAACACTGGCGACTCCTTTGAAGTTTCTGAGATATTAGATAGTGACAATAAACTAGATGTgaagaaatatcaaagCTACTCGCCACCGTACTACAGCGCTGGAAATTTGGTAACATATGGCGCTTTCATTTGCGCATACCCCCTTATGATTACGTGGTCATTTATTGTACATTCAAAACTATTATTCAATGCTTTTAAAGATTGGGCTTTGAATTTGTGGGCCTTGAGAAAACTTAAATCTTGGGTTACAATGTTCAAAAGCAATTACAGGATTCTGGATGATTATGATGACCCTCACTCTAATGcgatgaaaaattacaaagAAGTTCCAGATTGGTGGTACTTTGCAATATTGATAGCTTCACTTGTTGTCGGGATAGCTGTTGTAGAGCATTACCCAACGAATACACCAGTCTGGGGCcttttcgtttctttgggtttcaattttgttttcttgatcCCAACTACTATCCTACAAGCAACAACCGGTTATTCTTTTGGTTTGAATCTGTTGATCGAAATGGTGATGGGGTATGCTTTACCAGGCAATCCTATCGCcataatgattttgaaggCTTTTGGTTATAACATCGACGGCCAAGCAGATAATTACGTTTCTAATTTAAAAATTGCGCATTACTGTAAGATTCCGCCAATGGCACTGTTCAGGGGACAATGTATCATAGTTCTTATTCAAATATTCGTTAACCTAGGTGTTTTGAACTGGCAAATCTCTaatatcaaagatttttgCACGCCTCACCAAAACGCAAAATTCACCTGTCCCGATGCTGTGACCTATTATAATGCTTCCGTTGTCTGGGGTGCCATTGGAccaaaaagaattttcaattataTTTATCCAATCTTTAAATGGTGTTGGTTGATAGGTGCATGTATTGGCATATTTTTTGGTGTTTGGAAGCGTTGGGGTAAATTTTATCCAAGATATTTCGACCCGATGTTATTTGTAGGTGGAATGCTTAATATGAGTCCTCCATATAACTTGATGTATTACACTTCTGGTATGATTGTTAGTTATATTTCCCAGTACTATATGAAAAGACATCATTTAAATTTGTGGGAGAAGTATAATTACGTTTTATCGGCAGGCTTTTCAACAGGCTTGGTTTTGTCAgctattatcattttctttgctgtCCAATATAAAGACACAGCTTTCAATTGGTGGGGCAATACAGTTCCGTATGCCGGTGCCGATGGAGTTGGTTATCCACTGAAAAACATAACTGATACGGCAAATGGCTATTTCGGCTATGCTCCAGGACACTATCCGTGA